In Hevea brasiliensis isolate MT/VB/25A 57/8 chromosome 13, ASM3005281v1, whole genome shotgun sequence, a single genomic region encodes these proteins:
- the LOC110671848 gene encoding SWI/SNF complex subunit SWI3A isoform X2, translated as MHVPCDTRLTNFPLTILHPANYHTGLSSPTRSIMEAKLHDPDPRPTRTGEPELDLYTIPSYSSWFSWDDIHETERAGLREFFDGSSITRTPKIYKEYRDFIINKYREDPSRRLTFTEIRKSLVGDVTLLHKVFQFLDKWGLINFGAISTRYDDLEREETGKFRVEDGPPNGVRVVAMPNSLKPLSVPQGAAGNADIDENGLKLPPLTSYSNVFGELRKQKGLLCGNCSESCDSGLYEYTKGCYVLCIKCFKDGSYGENKSKDDFKLIDNVDSSSTNEAVWTEAETLLLLESILKHGDDWDLVAQDVQTKTKLDCISKLIELPFGDLILSSAYRNGNLSVPGGDVNNSKQVPLSSSEHQDTVKDEDLMLDQTNVNEQNGDAVDEGPPLKRKRTTFLSDAGSSLMKQAALISTITGPDIAAAAAEAAFAALCDQTSCPREIFDGKDDFPTNGLWSPIVHSKPERAHQVEDSEIKERSTQSETQETSPGQNNIPLTLRLRTAIATALGAAAAHAKLLADKEDQEIENLVTTIIETQLRKLHYKINCFDNLELIMEKEYAELEDLKESLIEERIDVLQRAIAAGMPKWRDHTCVKS; from the exons ATGCACGTGCCTTGTGATACTAGACTAACCAATTTCCCTCTGACAATATTACATCCAGCAAATTACCATACCGGACTCAGCTCGCCCACTAGGTCCATAATGGAGGCAAAGCTTCACGACCCGGATCCAAGACCGACCCGGACAGGCGAACCAGAGCTCGATCTCTACACCATCCCTAGCTACTCCA GCTGGTTTTCGTGGGACGATATCCACGAAACAGAAAGAGCCGGGTTGAGAGAGTTCTTCGATGGAAGCTCGATCACAAGAACCCCAAAAATCTACAAAGAATACAGGGACTTTATCATCAACAAGTACCGTGAAGATCCTTCTAGAAGGCTTACTTTCACGGAGATTCGCAAGTCACTGGTCGGCGACGTTACGTTGCTCCACAAGGTGTTTCAATTCCTGGACAAGTGGGGATTGATAAACTTCGGTGCGATTTCGACTCGCTACGATGATTTGGAGAGGGAGGAAACGGGTAAGTTTAGGGTTGAGGACGGTCCTCCGAATGGCGTGCGGGTTGTGGCTATGCCGAATTCTCTGAAGCCGCTCTCGGTGCCGCAAGGTGCGGCAGGTAATGCGGATATTGATGAGAATGGATTGAAATTGCCGCCGTTAACTTCCTATTCGAATGTGTTTGGTGAGCTGAGGAAGCAAAAGGGGCTTCTGTGTGGGAATTGTAGTGAAAGTTGTGATTCAGGGCTGTACGAATATACTAAG GGCTGTTATGTACTTTGTATTAAATGTTTCAAAGATGGAAGTTATGGAGAAAACAAGTCCAAGGATGACTTTAAGTTGATTGACAATGTTGATAGCAGCAGTACAAATGAAGCTGTTTGGACTGAGGCAGAGACTTTACTTCTTTTAGAATCTATTCTGAAGCATGGGGATGACTGGGATCTTGTTGCTCAAGATGTTCAAACCAAGAccaaacttgattgcatttctaagttaattgagcTGCCATTTGGGGATCTTATATTGAGTTCTGCATATAGAAATGGTAATTTGAGTGTACCAGGTGGGGACGTAAACAACTCAAAACAAGTTCCATTATCTTCATCTGAACATCAAGACACAGTAAAGGATGAGGATTTAATGCTTGACCAGACAAATGTGAATGAACAGAATGGAGATGCAGTGGATGAAGGACCTCCATTGAAAAGAAAACGAACCACTTTTCTTTCAGATGCTGGTAGTTCTTTGATGAAACAG GCAGCTCTTATCTCAACCATAACCGGCCCTGATATTGCAGCTGCTGCAGCTGAGGCTGCTTTTGCAGCACTTTGTGATCAAACCTCATGTCCAAGGGAGATTTTTGATGGCAAGGATGATTTTCCAACTAATGGGTTGTGGTCTCCTATTGTCCATTCCAAGCCAGAAAG AGCCCATCAGGTTGAAGACTCAGAGATAAAGGAGAGGTCCACTCAATCAG AAACTCAGGAGACATCTCCAGGGCAGAATAACATACCTTTAACTTTGCGACTTAGAACTGCAATTGCAACAGCTCTAGGGGCAGCTGCTGCTCATGCCAAACTATTGGCTGATAAGGAAGACcaagaaattgaaaatttggtGACAACAATAATTGAGACACAG TTGAGGAAATTGCATTACAAAATCAACTGTTTTGACAATCTGGAGCTCATAATGGAGAAGGAATATGCAGAATTGGAGGATTTGAAAGAGTCATTAATTGAGGAGAGGATTGATGTCTTACAGAGGGCAATTGCTGCTGGGATGCCTAAATGGCGGGATCATACTTGTGTGAAATCATAg
- the LOC110671848 gene encoding SWI/SNF complex subunit SWI3A isoform X1 — translation MEAKLHDPDPRPTRTGEPELDLYTIPSYSSWFSWDDIHETERAGLREFFDGSSITRTPKIYKEYRDFIINKYREDPSRRLTFTEIRKSLVGDVTLLHKVFQFLDKWGLINFGAISTRYDDLEREETGKFRVEDGPPNGVRVVAMPNSLKPLSVPQGAAGNADIDENGLKLPPLTSYSNVFGELRKQKGLLCGNCSESCDSGLYEYTKGCYVLCIKCFKDGSYGENKSKDDFKLIDNVDSSSTNEAVWTEAETLLLLESILKHGDDWDLVAQDVQTKTKLDCISKLIELPFGDLILSSAYRNGNLSVPGGDVNNSKQVPLSSSEHQDTVKDEDLMLDQTNVNEQNGDAVDEGPPLKRKRTTFLSDAGSSLMKQAALISTITGPDIAAAAAEAAFAALCDQTSCPREIFDGKDDFPTNGLWSPIVHSKPERAHQVEDSEIKERSTQSASSFSETQETSPGQNNIPLTLRLRTAIATALGAAAAHAKLLADKEDQEIENLVTTIIETQLRKLHYKINCFDNLELIMEKEYAELEDLKESLIEERIDVLQRAIAAGMPKWRDHTCVKS, via the exons ATGGAGGCAAAGCTTCACGACCCGGATCCAAGACCGACCCGGACAGGCGAACCAGAGCTCGATCTCTACACCATCCCTAGCTACTCCA GCTGGTTTTCGTGGGACGATATCCACGAAACAGAAAGAGCCGGGTTGAGAGAGTTCTTCGATGGAAGCTCGATCACAAGAACCCCAAAAATCTACAAAGAATACAGGGACTTTATCATCAACAAGTACCGTGAAGATCCTTCTAGAAGGCTTACTTTCACGGAGATTCGCAAGTCACTGGTCGGCGACGTTACGTTGCTCCACAAGGTGTTTCAATTCCTGGACAAGTGGGGATTGATAAACTTCGGTGCGATTTCGACTCGCTACGATGATTTGGAGAGGGAGGAAACGGGTAAGTTTAGGGTTGAGGACGGTCCTCCGAATGGCGTGCGGGTTGTGGCTATGCCGAATTCTCTGAAGCCGCTCTCGGTGCCGCAAGGTGCGGCAGGTAATGCGGATATTGATGAGAATGGATTGAAATTGCCGCCGTTAACTTCCTATTCGAATGTGTTTGGTGAGCTGAGGAAGCAAAAGGGGCTTCTGTGTGGGAATTGTAGTGAAAGTTGTGATTCAGGGCTGTACGAATATACTAAG GGCTGTTATGTACTTTGTATTAAATGTTTCAAAGATGGAAGTTATGGAGAAAACAAGTCCAAGGATGACTTTAAGTTGATTGACAATGTTGATAGCAGCAGTACAAATGAAGCTGTTTGGACTGAGGCAGAGACTTTACTTCTTTTAGAATCTATTCTGAAGCATGGGGATGACTGGGATCTTGTTGCTCAAGATGTTCAAACCAAGAccaaacttgattgcatttctaagttaattgagcTGCCATTTGGGGATCTTATATTGAGTTCTGCATATAGAAATGGTAATTTGAGTGTACCAGGTGGGGACGTAAACAACTCAAAACAAGTTCCATTATCTTCATCTGAACATCAAGACACAGTAAAGGATGAGGATTTAATGCTTGACCAGACAAATGTGAATGAACAGAATGGAGATGCAGTGGATGAAGGACCTCCATTGAAAAGAAAACGAACCACTTTTCTTTCAGATGCTGGTAGTTCTTTGATGAAACAG GCAGCTCTTATCTCAACCATAACCGGCCCTGATATTGCAGCTGCTGCAGCTGAGGCTGCTTTTGCAGCACTTTGTGATCAAACCTCATGTCCAAGGGAGATTTTTGATGGCAAGGATGATTTTCCAACTAATGGGTTGTGGTCTCCTATTGTCCATTCCAAGCCAGAAAG AGCCCATCAGGTTGAAGACTCAGAGATAAAGGAGAGGTCCACTCAATCAG CTTCATCCTTTTCAGAAACTCAGGAGACATCTCCAGGGCAGAATAACATACCTTTAACTTTGCGACTTAGAACTGCAATTGCAACAGCTCTAGGGGCAGCTGCTGCTCATGCCAAACTATTGGCTGATAAGGAAGACcaagaaattgaaaatttggtGACAACAATAATTGAGACACAG TTGAGGAAATTGCATTACAAAATCAACTGTTTTGACAATCTGGAGCTCATAATGGAGAAGGAATATGCAGAATTGGAGGATTTGAAAGAGTCATTAATTGAGGAGAGGATTGATGTCTTACAGAGGGCAATTGCTGCTGGGATGCCTAAATGGCGGGATCATACTTGTGTGAAATCATAg